In Parus major isolate Abel chromosome 19, Parus_major1.1, whole genome shotgun sequence, a genomic segment contains:
- the FAM222B gene encoding protein FAM222B isoform X3, with product MLACLPGPGDLSFQLLSYTQMNTGLQKWDTTQKMRSAQYPTPAELDAYAKKVANNPLTIKIFPNSVKVPQRKHIRRTVNGLDTSGQRYSPYPSQATTKTGLLAIVKSPAKGIIKDFDGTRARLLPEAMMNPPSTPYVAPSTLSHPQALARQQALQHAQTLPHPQSIPQHPQGIPQPPSLPHPQGIPQALPHPQNMQQPQGLQHPQTMAHQSLQHPPNALLQPGLHGGRKMPDADAPPNVTVSTSTIPLSMAATLQQNQPPDLSSIVHQINQFCQARAGISTTSVCEGQIANPSPISRNLLINASTRVSTHNVPTPMPSCVVNPVDHAAATIPPASVNVPMVNINRVPPAYQNEIKSVAWNQHQLAHLQQMCGDAAGPAGLAGKHPQREIAGQSFPGKTSNYPQELCMGQSFSLKPPIEKPTPSPPVNGLQGPLPYTNGHYFQPLWNNILPTPNSDSSGSQDLAMPFHGGQPAGAPLDCAGGTHYRAGAGPSSQNNVMQTMDYLSGDFQQSCFRDQSVAVLGKVHRPPMNRAPEPTDSRNLHIQHPGYR from the exons ATGCTGGCCTGTCTGCCAGGACCAGGTGACCTCTCCTTTCAGCTTCTTTCTTACACGCAGATGAACACTGGACTTCAGAAAT GGGACACTACACAGAAAATGAGATCTGCACAGTATCCTACCCCAGCAGAATTGGATGCTTATGCTAAGAAGGTCGCCAACAATCCACTGACTATAAAAATCTTTCCAAACAGCGTCAAGGTTCCCCAGAGGAAACACATACGCCGTACTGTGAACGGACTCGATACTTCGGGCCAGAGGTACAGCCCCTACCCATCTCAGGCCACCACGAAAACGGGCCTGCTGGCCATAGTCAAATCCCCAGCGAAAGGAATCATCAAGGACTTTGACGGGACGCGGGCGCGCCTGCTGCCGGAGGCAATGATGAACCCGCCCTCCACGCCGTATGTTGCACCAAGCACTTTATCCCACCCGCAGGCGCTCGCTCGCCAGCAGGCTCTCCAGCATGCACAGACTTTGCCGCACCCCCAGAGCATCCCGCAGCACCCTCAGGGTATTCCACAGCCACCCAGCTTACCGCACCCTCAGGGGATCCCCCAGGCGCTGCCGCACCCGCAGAACATGCAGCAGCCGCAGGGCTTGCAGCACCCTCAGACCATGGCGcaccagagcctgcagcacccCCCAAATGCGCTGCTGCAGCCGGGTTTACATGGAGGCAGAAAGATGCCGGATGCAGACGCGCCGCCGAATGTGACCGTGTCTACCTCAACTATTCCCCTCTCTATGGCTGCCACCCTGCAGCAGAACCAGCCACCGGACCTGAGCAGCATTGTGCACCAGATTAACCAGTTCTGCCAGGCCAGAGCTGGCATTAGCACTACCTCAGTGTGTGAGGGACAGATTGCAAACCCCAGCCCTATAAGTCGCAACCTGCTTATCAATGCAAGTACCAGGGTATCTACTCACAATGTCCCTACACCCATGCCTTCCTGTGTAGTAAACCCTGTCGACCATGCTGCTGCTACTATTCCTCCTGCCTCTGTTAATGTGCCCATGGTCAATATTAACAGGGTGCCACCCGCTTACCAGAACGAAATCAAATCGGTTGCGTGGAACCAGCACCAGCTTGCACATCTGCAGCAAATGtgtggggatgctgctgggccTGCTGGACTCGCAGGGAAGCACCCTCAGAGAGAGATCGCAGGGCAGAGTTTCCCTGGCAAAACTTCCAACTACCCTCAAGAACTGTGCATGGGCCAGTCCTTCAGCTTGAAGCCCCCCATCGAGAAGCCTACGCCTTCTCCGCCTGTGAACGGGTTGCAGGGACCTTTGCCATATACCAATGGGCACtatttccagcccctctggaatAACATTCTGCCCACACCCAACAGTGACAGCTCTGGGTCCCAGGACCTCGCCATGCCTTTCCACGGGGGACAGCCAGCGGGAGCACCGCTGGATTGTGCAGGAGGAACTCATtacagagctggagctggcccATCCAGCCAGAATAATGTGATGCAGACCATGGATTACCTAAGTGGGGACTTCCAGCAGTCCTGCTTCCGAGACCAGAgcgtggctgtgctgggaaaagtCCATCGGCCTCCCATGAACCGAGCACCTGAACCAACCGATAGTCGAAATCTTCATATTCAACACCCAGGGTATAGATAG